Proteins co-encoded in one Nicotiana sylvestris chromosome 7, ASM39365v2, whole genome shotgun sequence genomic window:
- the LOC104214199 gene encoding probable protein phosphatase 2C 58, producing MTGGREILHKMKERACFIPSMPDSPDTRGKGGASKRIVHGSHLVKGKSNHAMEDCLVCEFKQVNNNELGLFAIFDGHMGHDVANYLQTNLFGNILKEHDFWTDAESATRRAYQTTDKDILEKAFQLGKGGSTAVTAMLINGQTLVVANVGDSRAVISKKSVAKQLSVDHEPNKEKEIIESKGGFVSNLPGDVPRVDGQLAVARAFGDKSLKRHLSSDPDVVIELIDNDVDLLILASDGLWKVMSNQEAVDCIKNMKDAKAAAKQLAEVAISRKSKDDISCIVVKFQ from the exons ATGACAGGAGGAAGAGAAATCCTGCACAAAATGAAG GAAAGGGCATGTTTTATCCCATCCATGCCAGACTCACCTGATACAAGAGGAAAAGGCGGAGCATCAAAGCGGATTGTTCATGGGTCCCACTTGGTGAAGGGAAAGTCTAATCATGCCATGGAAGATTGTTTAGTTTGTGAGTTTAAGCAAGTCAATAACAATGAGTTGGGCCTATTTGCAATCTTTGATGGACATATGGGCCATGATGTCGCAAACTACTTGCAGACAAACTTGTTTGGCAACATTTTGAAAGAG CATGACTTTTGGACTGATGCCGAGAGTGCAACTCGTAGAGCTTATCAAACAACAGACAAAGATATTCTGGAAAAAGCATTCCAATTGGGAAAAGGAGGTTCAACTGCAGTTACTGCAATGCTGATTAATGGTCAAACACTTGTAGTTGCAAATGTGGGAGATTCTCGAGCAGTCATATCCAAGAAGAGTGTTGCAAAGCAGCTATCAGTTGATCATGAGCCAAACAAGGAAAAGGAGATTATTGAAAGCAAAGGCGGTTTTGTTTCTAACCTTCCAG GGGATGTACCTCGGGTTGATGGACAGCTTGCTGTTGCCAGAGCATTCGGAGACAAGAGCTTGAAGAGACATCTTAGTTCAGATCCAGATGTAGTTATTGAGTTGATCGATAACGATGTGGATTTGCTCATTTTGGCAAGTGATGGTCTATGGAAG GTAATGTCCAACCAAGAGGCAGTGGACTGCATTAAGAACATGAAAGATGCAAAAGCAGCAGCTAAACAATTGGCAGAAGTAGCTATTTCAAGGAAAAGCAAGGACGATATTTCCTGCATAGTTGTAAAGTTTCAATGA